A single region of the Nocardioides sp. W7 genome encodes:
- a CDS encoding class I SAM-dependent methyltransferase, with protein MKTDDLAERLFGSVLGALDVLSLHVGDQLGLYRLLHQRGPCTVAEAAVGAGMQERYAREWLEQQTVAGLLEVDDPALPADVRRYAIPDEHVPVLVDPDSVAYFTPFARMVAAAAAQLPALLTAYREGGGVGWSEYGALMRTAQADANRPLFLNLLGHEWLPAVPDVHRILSEGGRVADIGCGDGWSSIGIALSYPAARVTGFDVDPDSVDAARRNAASYGLDDRVGFHLVDAAEAPGAGTFDLATAFECVHDLPDPVAVLAGARRLLREGGSLIVMDERVPEEFTGPGDPVEQLMYGISLLVCLPDGLSHEPSVGTGTVMRPAVLRGYAEQAGFGSVEVLPIEHEMFRFYRLS; from the coding sequence ATGAAGACCGACGACCTCGCCGAGCGCCTGTTCGGCTCCGTGCTCGGCGCCCTGGACGTGCTGTCGCTGCACGTCGGCGACCAGCTCGGCCTGTACCGCCTGCTCCACCAGCGCGGACCCTGCACCGTGGCGGAGGCCGCGGTCGGCGCCGGGATGCAGGAGCGCTACGCCCGGGAGTGGCTCGAGCAGCAGACCGTCGCCGGGCTGCTGGAAGTCGACGACCCGGCGCTGCCCGCCGACGTCCGCCGCTACGCGATCCCCGACGAGCACGTGCCCGTCCTCGTCGACCCCGACTCGGTCGCCTACTTCACGCCGTTCGCCCGGATGGTCGCCGCGGCCGCGGCCCAGCTGCCGGCACTGCTCACGGCGTACCGCGAGGGCGGCGGCGTCGGCTGGAGCGAGTACGGCGCGCTGATGCGTACCGCCCAGGCCGACGCCAACCGGCCGCTGTTCCTCAACCTGCTCGGCCACGAGTGGCTGCCGGCGGTGCCGGACGTGCACCGGATCCTGAGCGAGGGAGGACGGGTGGCCGACATCGGCTGCGGCGACGGCTGGTCCTCGATCGGGATCGCGCTGTCCTACCCCGCCGCCCGGGTGACCGGCTTCGACGTCGACCCCGACTCGGTGGACGCGGCCCGCAGGAACGCGGCGTCGTACGGCCTCGACGACCGGGTCGGCTTCCACCTGGTCGACGCCGCGGAGGCCCCCGGTGCGGGCACCTTCGACCTGGCGACCGCCTTCGAGTGCGTCCACGACCTGCCCGATCCGGTGGCGGTGCTCGCGGGCGCGCGCCGGCTGCTGAGGGAGGGCGGCTCGCTGATCGTGATGGACGAGCGGGTGCCCGAGGAGTTCACCGGCCCCGGGGACCCGGTGGAGCAGCTGATGTACGGCATCTCGCTGCTGGTCTGCCTGCCCGACGGGTTGTCGCACGAGCCCTCGGTCGGCACCGGCACCGTGATGCGACCCGCCGTGCTGCGGGGGTACGCCGAGCAGGCCGGCTTCGGCTCGGTCGAGGTGCTCCCGATCGAGCACGAGATGTTCCGCTTCTACCGGCTGTCGTGA
- a CDS encoding TetR/AcrR family transcriptional regulator — translation MTSAAEAPTRRDQILATAAELFAARGFHGVSVADLGAACGISGPALYKHFPSKDAVLAAMLVSISEELLAVGRERAGRATSATGAVRALVDWHADFALRHRALIVVQDRDWESLPDDAREQVRALQRAYVDLWADQLRRVHAGLALDPARAMAHAAFGLINSTPHSGLLPDEPMHELLVRMALGALGVS, via the coding sequence ATGACCAGCGCCGCCGAGGCCCCCACGCGGCGCGACCAGATCCTCGCGACGGCTGCCGAGCTGTTCGCCGCCCGCGGGTTCCACGGGGTCTCCGTCGCCGACCTCGGCGCGGCCTGCGGCATCTCCGGTCCGGCGCTCTACAAGCACTTCCCGTCCAAGGACGCCGTGCTCGCGGCGATGCTGGTCTCGATCAGCGAGGAGCTGCTCGCGGTCGGGCGCGAGCGGGCCGGGCGCGCGACGAGCGCCACCGGCGCCGTCCGGGCCCTCGTCGACTGGCACGCCGACTTCGCGCTGCGGCACCGGGCGCTGATCGTCGTCCAGGACCGCGACTGGGAGTCACTGCCCGACGACGCGCGCGAACAGGTCCGCGCCCTGCAGCGCGCCTACGTCGACCTGTGGGCCGACCAGCTGCGCCGGGTGCACGCCGGACTCGCCCTCGACCCCGCCCGCGCGATGGCCCACGCCGCGTTCGGGCTGATCAACTCCACCCCGCACAGCGGACTGCTGCCCGACGAGCCGATGCACGAGCTCTTGGTGCGGATGGCCCTCGGAGCGCTGGGGGTCTCGTAG
- a CDS encoding carboxyl transferase domain-containing protein: MRDLVVELRERLAVARQGGSEAARRKHTDRGKLLVRERVDRLLDPGSPFLELSPLAAYDLYGGGVAAAGVVTGIGRVHGREVVVVANDATVKGGTYYPLTVKKHLRAQAVASENHLPCVYLVDSGGAFLPMQDEVFPDREHFGRIFFNQANLSARGIPQIAAVMGSCTAGGAYVPAMSDETVIVRDQGTIFLGGPPLVKAATGEVVTAEELGGGEVHARTSGVVDHLADDDAHALAIVRGIVDTLRPAPVAPWEIRPVEEPLEDPASLYDVVPAEVRSPYDVREVIRRVVDGSRFQEFKRLYGETLVTGFAHIWGHPVGIVANNGILFSESALKGAHFIELCNQRGIPLVFLQNISGFMVGREYENKGIARDGAKLVTAVACSVVPKFTVVIGGSFGAGNYGMCGRAYDPRFLWMWPNARISVMGGEQAASVLATVAGRPEDEEFKAPIRDQYESQGSPYFATARLWDDGIIDPADTRRVLGLGLAAAANAPVPEPSYGVFRM; encoded by the coding sequence ATGAGGGACCTGGTCGTCGAGCTGCGCGAGCGACTGGCGGTGGCCCGGCAGGGCGGCAGCGAGGCCGCTCGCCGCAAGCACACCGACCGCGGCAAGCTGCTGGTGCGCGAGCGGGTCGACCGGCTGCTGGACCCGGGCAGCCCGTTCCTGGAGCTGAGCCCGCTGGCGGCGTACGACCTGTACGGCGGGGGAGTGGCCGCCGCCGGCGTGGTCACCGGGATCGGCCGGGTCCACGGTCGCGAGGTGGTGGTCGTCGCCAACGACGCCACGGTGAAGGGCGGCACCTACTACCCGCTGACGGTCAAGAAGCACCTGCGCGCGCAGGCCGTCGCGTCCGAGAACCACCTCCCGTGCGTCTACCTCGTCGACTCCGGCGGGGCGTTCCTGCCGATGCAGGACGAGGTGTTCCCCGACCGCGAGCACTTCGGTCGGATCTTCTTCAACCAGGCCAATCTCTCCGCGCGCGGGATCCCGCAGATCGCGGCGGTCATGGGCTCGTGCACCGCGGGCGGCGCCTACGTGCCGGCGATGAGCGACGAGACCGTGATCGTGCGCGACCAGGGCACGATCTTCCTCGGCGGCCCGCCGCTGGTGAAGGCCGCGACCGGGGAGGTCGTGACCGCCGAGGAGCTCGGTGGCGGCGAGGTGCACGCGCGCACCTCCGGCGTCGTCGACCACCTCGCCGACGACGACGCGCACGCGCTGGCCATCGTGCGGGGGATCGTGGACACCCTTCGACCGGCGCCCGTGGCCCCCTGGGAGATCCGGCCGGTCGAGGAGCCGCTGGAGGACCCGGCCTCGCTCTACGACGTCGTCCCGGCGGAGGTCCGCTCGCCGTACGACGTCCGCGAGGTGATCCGCCGCGTCGTCGACGGCTCGCGGTTTCAGGAGTTCAAGAGGCTGTACGGCGAGACGCTGGTGACCGGCTTCGCGCACATCTGGGGCCACCCGGTCGGGATCGTGGCGAACAACGGGATCCTGTTCAGCGAGTCGGCGCTCAAGGGCGCGCACTTCATCGAGCTGTGCAACCAGCGCGGCATCCCGCTGGTCTTCCTGCAGAACATCTCCGGCTTCATGGTCGGCCGGGAGTACGAGAACAAGGGCATCGCCCGCGACGGCGCGAAGCTCGTCACGGCGGTCGCGTGCAGCGTGGTCCCGAAGTTCACCGTCGTGATCGGCGGCTCGTTCGGGGCGGGCAACTACGGCATGTGCGGGCGGGCCTACGACCCGCGGTTCCTGTGGATGTGGCCCAACGCGCGGATCTCGGTGATGGGCGGGGAGCAGGCCGCGTCGGTGCTCGCGACCGTCGCCGGTCGCCCTGAGGACGAGGAGTTCAAGGCCCCGATCCGCGACCAGTACGAGTCCCAGGGTTCGCCGTACTTCGCCACCGCCCGGCTCTGGGACGACGGCATCATCGACCCCGCCGACACTCGCCGGGTGCTCGGCCTGGGGCTCGCCGCCGCGGCGAACGCGCCGGTGCCGGAGCCCTCCTACGGCGTCTTTCGGATGTGA
- a CDS encoding biotin carboxylase N-terminal domain-containing protein, giving the protein MIESLCIANRGEIAVRVMRTAARLGIRTVAVFTEPDATAPHVRAADEAVLVASYLDVDAVVAAAVATGADAVHPGYGFLSERAAFARAVLDAGLLFVGPSAEVMDAMGRKDAAREVAIAAGVPVVPSDSGGFGDRVAREERGGVGGFGDRVAREERGGVGGFGDRVAREERGGVGGFGDRVAREERAGVSRFPVLVKAAAGGGGKGMRVVRSAEEMEEAVAAAKREALSAFGDDTMLVEKYVERGRHVEVQVLADTHGTVLHLFERDCSTQRRHQKVLEEAPAPTITPEVRELVTSSAVALARQVGYVGAGTVEFLVDDETGEAYFLEMNTRLQVEHPVTELVTGLDLVELQLRVAAGEPLGLTQDDVRCEGHAIEARVYAEDAFGGFLPQAGATSIVRWPASARVDHALEPDQVVSTSYDPMLGKVVVHGPDRESARRALVAALDETVILGLTTNTGFLRALAAGEAFRDAAIDTAWLDRHEVAPPDPDLPRLFVAWVSALLTVVGDTGHPFQADGFRLGAPPAPTLVALEREVVVDRHAGTVDGVPVRQLAAADHVLELAVDGRRVRMVVNVQRDVAEASYQGQRFVFARPDALADHGPLAGDGLVTAPMPGTVLEVRVEPGTTVAEGDPLGMLEAMKMELTLRAPFAGTVVAVDVAAGQRVALGAVLFHVEPEEVT; this is encoded by the coding sequence ATGATCGAGTCCCTCTGCATCGCCAACCGCGGCGAGATCGCCGTCCGCGTGATGCGCACCGCGGCCCGCCTCGGCATCCGCACCGTCGCCGTGTTCACCGAGCCCGACGCCACGGCCCCGCACGTCCGGGCCGCGGACGAGGCGGTGCTCGTGGCGTCGTACCTCGATGTCGACGCGGTGGTCGCCGCCGCCGTCGCCACGGGTGCGGACGCGGTGCACCCGGGCTACGGCTTCCTCTCCGAGCGAGCCGCCTTCGCCCGTGCGGTGCTCGACGCCGGCCTGCTCTTCGTCGGCCCGTCGGCCGAGGTGATGGACGCGATGGGACGCAAGGACGCGGCCCGCGAGGTCGCCATCGCGGCCGGGGTGCCGGTGGTGCCGAGCGACTCCGGAGGTTTCGGTGATCGAGTAGCCCGTGAGGAACGAGGGGGCGTCGGAGGTTTCGGTGATCGAGTAGCCCGTGAGGAACGAGGGGGCGTCGGAGGTTTCGGTGATCGAGTAGCCCGTGAGGAACGAGGGGGCGTCGGAGGTTTCGGTGATCGAGTAGCCCGTGAGGAACGAGCGGGCGTATCGAGATTCCCGGTCCTGGTGAAGGCGGCCGCCGGCGGCGGCGGCAAGGGCATGCGCGTCGTCCGCTCCGCCGAGGAGATGGAGGAGGCGGTGGCCGCCGCGAAGCGCGAGGCCCTCAGCGCATTCGGCGACGACACCATGCTGGTCGAGAAGTACGTCGAGCGCGGCCGGCACGTCGAGGTCCAGGTGCTGGCCGACACCCACGGCACGGTGCTGCACCTGTTCGAGCGCGACTGCTCCACCCAGCGCCGGCACCAGAAGGTGCTGGAGGAGGCGCCCGCACCCACCATCACCCCCGAGGTGCGCGAGCTGGTGACGTCGTCGGCCGTGGCGCTCGCCCGCCAGGTCGGGTACGTCGGCGCGGGGACCGTGGAGTTCCTGGTCGACGACGAGACGGGCGAGGCGTACTTCCTGGAGATGAACACCCGGCTCCAGGTCGAGCACCCGGTCACCGAGCTCGTCACCGGGCTGGACCTGGTCGAGCTGCAGCTGCGGGTCGCCGCCGGTGAGCCGCTGGGGCTGACCCAGGACGACGTCCGCTGCGAGGGGCACGCCATCGAGGCCCGGGTGTACGCCGAGGACGCCTTCGGCGGCTTCCTGCCCCAGGCCGGGGCGACCTCCATCGTGCGCTGGCCCGCGAGCGCCCGCGTCGACCACGCCCTGGAGCCGGACCAGGTCGTGAGCACCTCGTACGACCCGATGCTGGGCAAGGTGGTCGTGCACGGCCCGGACCGCGAGTCGGCCCGGCGGGCCCTGGTCGCCGCGCTCGACGAGACGGTGATCCTCGGGCTGACCACCAACACCGGGTTCCTGAGGGCGCTGGCCGCGGGCGAGGCGTTCCGTGACGCGGCCATCGACACCGCCTGGCTGGACCGGCACGAGGTGGCTCCGCCCGACCCCGACCTCCCGCGTCTCTTCGTGGCCTGGGTGAGCGCGCTGCTCACCGTGGTCGGCGACACCGGTCACCCGTTCCAGGCCGACGGGTTCCGGCTGGGTGCGCCGCCCGCGCCGACGCTGGTCGCGCTCGAACGGGAGGTCGTCGTGGACCGGCACGCGGGCACCGTCGACGGCGTACCCGTGCGTCAGCTGGCCGCCGCCGACCACGTCCTGGAGCTGGCCGTCGACGGCCGCCGGGTGCGGATGGTGGTGAATGTGCAGCGGGACGTCGCCGAGGCGTCGTACCAGGGTCAGCGGTTCGTCTTCGCCCGTCCCGACGCCCTGGCCGACCACGGTCCGCTCGCCGGCGACGGCCTGGTCACCGCCCCGATGCCCGGCACGGTCCTCGAGGTCCGGGTCGAGCCGGGCACGACTGTCGCGGAAGGCGACCCGCTGGGCATGCTGGAGGCGATGAAGATGGAGCTCACCCTGCGCGCGCCCTTCGCCGGCACGGTCGTCGCGGTCGACGTCGCCGCCGGCCAGCGGGTCGCCCTCGGTGCGGTCCTGTTCCACGTGGAACCGGAGGAGGTCACATGA
- a CDS encoding hydroxymethylglutaryl-CoA lyase: MTPGLPTVVPEPGLPERVTIYEVGPRDGLQNEQALVPTEVKAEFVQRLVRAGLPVVEATSFVHPRWVPQLADAEELMGLLGEAGRRHPVLVPNERGLDRALALGLEHVAIFGSATETFAQKNLNRSLDGQLEMFEPTVRRARDHGLDVRAYVSMCFGDPWEGPVPVEQVVAVGTRLLDLGASQLSLGDTIGVGTAGQVTALVAAFDAAGVGVDRLALHFHDTYGQALTNAYAALRAGITTFDASAGGLGGCPYAKSATGNLATEDLVWLLTGLGIEHGVDLAALAATSTWLADRLGRPSPSAVVRALA, encoded by the coding sequence ATGACCCCCGGCCTGCCGACGGTCGTCCCCGAGCCCGGGCTGCCCGAGCGGGTGACGATCTACGAGGTCGGCCCACGCGACGGGCTGCAGAACGAGCAGGCCCTGGTGCCGACCGAGGTGAAGGCCGAGTTCGTGCAGCGCCTCGTCAGAGCCGGGCTGCCCGTCGTGGAGGCGACCAGCTTCGTCCACCCGCGCTGGGTGCCGCAGCTGGCCGACGCCGAGGAGCTGATGGGCCTGCTGGGCGAGGCCGGCCGGCGGCACCCGGTGCTGGTGCCCAACGAGCGCGGGCTGGACCGCGCGCTGGCCCTGGGGCTGGAGCACGTCGCGATCTTCGGCTCGGCCACCGAGACCTTCGCCCAGAAGAACCTCAACCGCAGCCTCGACGGCCAGCTGGAGATGTTCGAGCCGACGGTACGTCGCGCGCGCGACCACGGGCTCGACGTCCGGGCCTACGTCAGCATGTGCTTCGGCGACCCCTGGGAGGGGCCGGTGCCGGTCGAGCAGGTCGTCGCCGTCGGCACTCGGCTGCTGGACCTGGGCGCGAGCCAGCTCAGCCTCGGCGACACGATCGGCGTCGGCACCGCCGGGCAGGTCACCGCCCTGGTCGCGGCGTTCGACGCGGCCGGGGTCGGCGTCGACCGGCTCGCGCTGCACTTCCACGACACCTACGGCCAGGCCCTGACCAACGCGTACGCCGCGCTCCGGGCCGGCATCACCACCTTCGACGCGAGCGCCGGCGGGCTGGGCGGCTGCCCCTACGCGAAGAGCGCCACCGGCAACCTCGCGACCGAGGACCTGGTGTGGCTGCTCACCGGTCTCGGCATCGAGCACGGTGTCGACCTGGCGGCGCTGGCGGCCACGAGCACCTGGCTGGCCGACCGGCTCGGCCGGCCCAGCCCGTCCGCCGTGGTCCGCGCGCTGGCCTGA
- a CDS encoding EcsC family protein has translation MSTMGRMTGGVARQMAPRAAAMAPGLTSSFVREALHRAIVGVGPLPPAAKAAEAQLREQRGDVEKAVHEVIENHVRYAGAQGFVTNIGGIVTAALTIPTNVTGLALIQCRMVAGIAHLRGYDLDDPRVRNAILTCMLGRDSVDKLVKKRKLPAPPMALATAPHHDPDLDRQISAEVAGELISKVAGKRLAVTVGRRVPIVGGLVGLGADGYATWRIGRYADSELLPRARR, from the coding sequence ATGAGCACCATGGGCCGGATGACCGGCGGCGTCGCCCGCCAGATGGCCCCGCGCGCCGCCGCGATGGCGCCCGGGCTGACCTCGTCGTTCGTCCGCGAGGCGCTGCACCGCGCGATCGTCGGAGTCGGACCGCTCCCGCCGGCCGCGAAGGCCGCCGAGGCGCAGCTGCGCGAGCAGCGCGGCGACGTCGAGAAGGCCGTCCACGAGGTGATCGAGAACCACGTCCGCTACGCGGGCGCGCAGGGCTTCGTCACCAACATCGGCGGCATCGTCACCGCGGCCCTGACGATCCCCACCAACGTGACCGGCCTGGCGCTGATCCAGTGCCGGATGGTCGCCGGCATCGCCCACCTGCGCGGCTACGACCTCGACGACCCCCGGGTCCGCAACGCGATCCTGACCTGCATGCTCGGCCGCGACTCGGTCGACAAGCTGGTCAAGAAGCGCAAGCTCCCCGCCCCGCCGATGGCCCTGGCGACCGCTCCCCACCACGACCCCGACCTCGACCGGCAGATCAGCGCCGAGGTCGCCGGTGAGCTGATCTCGAAGGTCGCCGGCAAGCGGCTCGCGGTGACCGTAGGTCGGCGGGTGCCGATCGTCGGCGGGCTGGTCGGGCTGGGCGCCGACGGCTACGCGACCTGGCGGATCGGCCGCTACGCCGACTCCGAGCTCCTGCCCCGCGCGCGGCGGTAG
- the aat gene encoding leucyl/phenylalanyl-tRNA--protein transferase translates to MPTEPPPTPWVLPDPTLADDDLDDLVAIGADLEPGTLLAAYRAGLFPMPGGRPGDPTYWFCPVDRGVLPLDGLRVSRSLRRSAREFEVRVDTAFDEVVASCADPRRPQGWIDRDIRRAYDRLHELGWAHSVEAWRDGRLVGGLYGVAIGGLFAGESMFHHERDASKVALIALVELLRDEHAGRRLLDVQWQTPHLASLGVVEVPRSSYLAALPGALELPLPGVFGGE, encoded by the coding sequence GTGCCGACCGAGCCGCCGCCGACGCCGTGGGTCCTGCCCGATCCGACGCTGGCCGACGACGACCTCGACGACCTCGTCGCGATCGGTGCCGACCTCGAGCCCGGCACCCTGCTCGCGGCCTACCGGGCCGGGCTGTTCCCGATGCCCGGGGGGCGTCCCGGGGACCCGACGTACTGGTTCTGCCCCGTCGACCGCGGGGTGCTGCCGCTCGACGGGCTCCGGGTCTCGCGCTCGCTGCGACGCTCGGCTCGAGAGTTCGAGGTGCGGGTCGACACCGCCTTCGACGAGGTGGTCGCCTCCTGCGCGGACCCGCGCCGGCCGCAGGGCTGGATCGATCGCGACATCCGACGGGCCTACGACCGGCTGCACGAGCTGGGCTGGGCGCACTCGGTCGAGGCGTGGCGAGACGGCCGCCTGGTCGGGGGCCTGTACGGCGTCGCGATCGGCGGCCTGTTCGCCGGGGAGTCGATGTTCCACCACGAGCGGGACGCCTCGAAGGTGGCCCTGATCGCGCTGGTCGAGCTGCTCCGCGACGAGCACGCCGGCCGGCGGCTGCTCGACGTGCAGTGGCAGACCCCGCACCTGGCCTCGCTGGGGGTGGTCGAGGTGCCGCGGTCGTCGTACCTCGCGGCGTTGCCCGGGGCGCTGGAGCTGCCGCTGCCGGGGGTGTTCGGGGGTGAGTGA
- a CDS encoding rhodanese-like domain-containing protein: MIPSVSIDGVPDPLPEGLAVLDVREDVEWEHGHIDGAVHIPLMDLPHRLDEVPSGQVLVVCKVGGRSGQAVGYLSQQGIDVVNLDGGMVDWAAAGRSMVSETGQPPTVV, from the coding sequence ATGATCCCCTCGGTGTCGATCGACGGCGTGCCCGACCCGCTCCCGGAGGGCCTCGCGGTCCTCGACGTCCGCGAGGACGTCGAGTGGGAGCACGGGCACATCGACGGCGCGGTGCACATCCCGCTGATGGACCTGCCGCACCGTCTCGACGAGGTGCCATCCGGCCAGGTGCTGGTCGTCTGCAAGGTGGGCGGCCGGTCCGGGCAGGCGGTCGGCTACCTCTCGCAGCAGGGCATCGACGTGGTCAACCTCGACGGCGGGATGGTCGACTGGGCGGCCGCCGGCCGGTCGATGGTCAGCGAGACCGGCCAACCGCCGACGGTCGTCTGA
- a CDS encoding DNA-formamidopyrimidine glycosylase family protein — protein MPELPEVEALALDLRGRLAGRAITKVHVAQFSALKTFDPPLSAIEGTLVDDVTRHGKFLDIEASGVHLVLHLARAGWVRWRDEVPTIPPKPSTKSTLAVRIVLDDQSGLDVTEAGTRKSLAMYVVRDPHDVPGIASLGPDPLTDDFTVDVLAGILQREGRKQVKGVLRHQGTIAGIGNAYSDEILHAARMSPYKPASSIEGDDLEILYAAIRGTVGDAVERSRGLAASELKGEKKSHLAVHGQTGRPCPVCGDLVREVSFADSSLQYCPTCQTGGKPLADRRMSKLLK, from the coding sequence GTGCCCGAGCTGCCCGAGGTGGAGGCGCTGGCCCTCGACCTGAGAGGCCGGCTGGCCGGTCGCGCCATCACGAAGGTCCACGTGGCGCAGTTCAGTGCGCTGAAGACCTTCGACCCGCCACTGTCGGCGATCGAGGGCACGCTGGTCGACGACGTGACCCGGCACGGCAAGTTCCTCGACATCGAGGCCTCCGGCGTCCACCTGGTGCTCCACCTCGCCCGCGCCGGCTGGGTGCGCTGGCGCGACGAGGTGCCGACGATCCCGCCGAAGCCGAGCACCAAGTCCACGCTCGCCGTCCGGATCGTCCTCGACGACCAGTCGGGCCTCGACGTGACCGAGGCCGGCACCCGCAAGAGCCTGGCGATGTACGTCGTCCGCGACCCCCACGACGTCCCCGGCATCGCCTCCCTCGGCCCCGACCCGCTGACCGACGACTTCACCGTCGACGTGCTCGCCGGGATCCTGCAGCGCGAGGGCCGCAAGCAGGTCAAGGGCGTGCTGCGCCACCAGGGCACCATCGCCGGCATCGGCAACGCCTACTCCGACGAGATCCTGCACGCCGCGCGGATGTCGCCGTACAAGCCCGCCTCGAGCATCGAGGGCGACGACCTCGAGATCCTGTACGCCGCCATCCGGGGCACGGTCGGCGACGCCGTCGAGCGCTCCCGCGGGCTGGCCGCCAGCGAGCTGAAGGGCGAGAAGAAGTCCCATCTCGCCGTGCACGGCCAGACCGGCAGGCCGTGCCCGGTCTGCGGCGACCTCGTCCGCGAGGTCTCGTTCGCCGACTCCTCCCTGCAGTACTGCCCCACCTGCCAGACCGGCGGAAAGCCGCTCGCCGACCGCCGGATGAGCAAGCTGCTGAAGTAG
- a CDS encoding ATP-binding protein produces MDPIRNPYAPGAGQRPPELAGRDVQLRAFDVVLERVSRGRPERSLVLTGLRGVGKTVLLNALRSAAVRRGWGTGKLEARPDQSLRRPLSSALHQAVRELAHPQSDEADHVLGVLRSFAQREAGPGAKLRDQWSPGIDVPPVRGRADSGDVEIDLVELLTDVGGLAADTGKGVAVFIDEMQDLGAADVSALCAACHELSQNGLPVIVVGAGLPHLPAVLSASKSYSERLFSYQRIDRLSREESDRALSSPAAEEGAAYDEAALARLYDATSGYPYFIQAYGKSVWDVAPRSPITAPDVAVAGPEAERELAVGFFGSRYERATPGEREYLRAMADAAGEDADPVGSVGTAEVAALLGKKPQSLSPARDSLLKKGLIYSGERGRIAFTVPHFGRYLREQG; encoded by the coding sequence ATGGACCCGATCCGGAACCCGTACGCCCCCGGGGCCGGGCAGCGCCCACCCGAGCTGGCCGGCCGCGACGTCCAGCTCCGGGCCTTCGACGTGGTCCTGGAGCGGGTCTCCCGGGGTCGTCCCGAGCGGTCCCTGGTGCTCACCGGGCTGCGCGGGGTCGGCAAGACCGTGCTGCTCAACGCGCTGCGCTCGGCGGCGGTACGACGCGGCTGGGGCACCGGCAAGCTCGAGGCCCGGCCCGACCAGTCGCTGCGGCGGCCGCTGTCGTCGGCCCTGCACCAGGCGGTCCGCGAGCTGGCCCATCCGCAGTCGGACGAGGCCGACCACGTCCTGGGGGTGCTCCGCTCCTTCGCGCAGCGCGAGGCCGGTCCGGGCGCCAAGCTGCGCGACCAGTGGAGTCCCGGCATCGACGTACCGCCCGTGCGCGGCCGCGCCGACTCCGGCGACGTCGAGATCGACCTGGTCGAGCTGCTGACCGACGTGGGCGGGCTCGCCGCCGACACCGGCAAGGGCGTCGCGGTGTTCATCGACGAGATGCAGGACCTCGGCGCCGCCGACGTCTCGGCGCTCTGCGCGGCCTGCCACGAGCTCAGCCAGAACGGCCTGCCGGTGATCGTGGTCGGCGCCGGCCTGCCGCACCTGCCCGCGGTGCTCTCGGCGAGCAAGTCGTACTCCGAGCGGCTCTTCTCCTACCAGCGCATCGACCGGCTCTCCCGCGAGGAGTCCGACCGGGCGCTCTCCTCACCCGCGGCCGAGGAGGGGGCGGCGTACGACGAGGCCGCGCTGGCCAGGCTGTACGACGCCACCAGCGGCTACCCGTACTTCATCCAGGCCTACGGCAAGTCGGTGTGGGACGTGGCCCCGCGCAGCCCGATCACCGCCCCGGACGTGGCGGTGGCGGGGCCGGAGGCGGAGCGGGAGCTGGCCGTCGGCTTCTTCGGGTCCCGCTACGAGCGGGCCACGCCGGGGGAGCGGGAGTACCTCCGCGCCATGGCCGACGCCGCCGGCGAGGACGCGGACCCGGTCGGCTCGGTCGGCACCGCGGAGGTCGCGGCCCTGCTCGGCAAGAAGCCGCAGTCGCTCTCGCCGGCCCGCGACTCACTGTTGAAGAAGGGGCTGATCTACTCCGGCGAGCGGGGCCGGATCGCCTTCACCGTCCCGCACTTCGGGCGGTACCTGCGCGAGCAGGGGTAG
- a CDS encoding nucleoside deaminase, giving the protein MNTPSEDVDLLRQAIAISADAVAHGNHPFGALLAGPDGEVLLTAENTVNTEHDVTGHAETNLVRLASRSLDPSVLATTSLYTSCEPCAMCAGAIYWAGIGRVVFAMSEADLRDLTGAHPENPTLALPCREVFAAGSRDIEVVGPLLSEEAAVGHRGFWG; this is encoded by the coding sequence ATGAACACCCCCAGCGAGGACGTCGATCTCCTCCGCCAGGCCATCGCGATCTCCGCCGACGCCGTGGCCCACGGCAACCACCCGTTCGGCGCGCTGCTCGCGGGCCCGGACGGCGAGGTGCTGCTCACCGCCGAGAACACCGTGAACACCGAGCACGACGTCACCGGCCACGCCGAGACCAACCTGGTCCGGCTCGCCTCCCGTTCGCTGGACCCGTCCGTCCTCGCCACGACCAGCCTCTACACCAGCTGCGAGCCGTGCGCGATGTGCGCGGGGGCGATCTACTGGGCCGGCATCGGCCGGGTGGTGTTCGCGATGTCGGAGGCCGACCTGCGCGACCTCACCGGCGCGCACCCCGAGAACCCGACCCTGGCCCTGCCGTGTCGTGAGGTGTTCGCCGCCGGCTCGCGCGACATCGAGGTCGTCGGGCCGTTGCTGAGCGAGGAGGCGGCTGTGGGTCATCGGGGGTTCTGGGGCTGA